In Streptomyces capitiformicae, one genomic interval encodes:
- a CDS encoding pentapeptide repeat-containing protein translates to MMINDLSPAERRVWEAFPRGASVDFGTDTGDRGPERTVRASVLRTLLLTAPQRDGEVAALKIQGARITGVLDLKYATVDNVIRLSDCDFEETPDFSGAQLSYLNLTKSALPGLRSARVRVDGGVRLTDCRFRGPVRLTGAQISGTLFMERTEVTAPDGEPALLLNQAEIGEELCAPELRARGEVRLAGAKVAGSLNLNRARFERPGGGIALAAETLTAEADVEIRHAYVQGRLEIRGARIAGRLDLSYTRMANPGGTALRASSCVIGELWLRNGPRMEGVLNLRRSQVEVLLVEPDVVPDQVRLNNLTYTSLLSHLPAPDRLPMLARDTDGFIPHSYEQLTAAYRRIGDDDAARLVQLAKQRRRRATLPWFGRLWGYAQDATVGYGFRPLRAAVWLLSLMAVGSVAYALHPPHPLKADEAPKFNAVFYTLDLLLPIIDFGQERAYAPEGWAQWLSYALVITGWILATTVVTGVTRTVSRQ, encoded by the coding sequence ATGATGATCAACGATCTGAGCCCGGCCGAGCGACGCGTGTGGGAGGCCTTTCCCCGGGGTGCGTCGGTGGACTTCGGTACGGACACCGGCGACCGGGGACCGGAGCGGACCGTACGGGCGAGCGTGCTGCGGACTCTGCTGCTCACCGCTCCCCAGCGGGATGGTGAGGTCGCCGCCCTCAAGATCCAGGGCGCACGGATCACCGGCGTCCTGGATCTGAAGTACGCGACGGTCGACAACGTCATCCGCCTCAGCGACTGCGATTTCGAGGAGACCCCCGACTTCTCCGGCGCCCAGCTCAGCTACCTCAATCTCACCAAGTCCGCACTCCCGGGCCTGCGTTCGGCGCGGGTCCGGGTCGACGGAGGGGTGCGGCTGACGGACTGCCGGTTCCGGGGGCCGGTACGGCTCACCGGGGCGCAGATCTCCGGAACCCTCTTCATGGAACGCACCGAGGTGACCGCACCGGACGGTGAACCGGCGCTGCTGCTCAACCAGGCCGAGATCGGCGAGGAGTTGTGCGCGCCAGAGTTACGGGCACGCGGGGAGGTGCGGCTGGCCGGTGCCAAGGTCGCCGGGTCGCTCAACCTCAACCGGGCACGCTTCGAGCGACCCGGCGGCGGCATCGCCCTCGCCGCGGAGACGCTCACGGCGGAGGCCGACGTCGAGATACGGCACGCGTACGTGCAAGGCCGGCTGGAGATACGGGGCGCCCGGATAGCGGGCCGCCTGGACCTGTCGTACACGCGCATGGCGAACCCCGGCGGTACGGCGCTGCGGGCGAGCAGTTGCGTCATAGGAGAGCTCTGGCTGCGCAACGGCCCGCGCATGGAGGGTGTTCTCAATCTGCGGCGTTCCCAGGTCGAGGTGCTGCTCGTGGAACCCGACGTGGTCCCCGACCAGGTACGCCTCAACAACCTGACCTACACCTCGCTGCTCTCCCACCTGCCGGCCCCTGACCGGTTGCCCATGCTCGCGCGGGACACTGACGGATTCATCCCGCACTCCTATGAACAGTTGACCGCCGCGTACCGCAGGATCGGCGACGACGACGCGGCCCGGCTCGTCCAGTTGGCCAAGCAGCGCCGCCGCCGCGCCACGCTCCCCTGGTTCGGGCGGCTGTGGGGCTACGCCCAGGACGCCACCGTCGGCTACGGCTTCCGTCCGCTGCGCGCGGCCGTCTGGCTGCTGTCGCTGATGGCGGTGGGCTCGGTGGCGTACGCGCTGCACCCGCCGCACCCGCTCAAGGCGGACGAGGCCCCGAAGTTCAACGCCGTCTTCTACACCCTCGATCTGCTCCTGCCGATCATCGACTTCGGTCAGGAGCGGGCGTACGCGCCCGAGGGCTGGGCCCAGTGGCTGTCGTACGCCCTCGTCATCACGGGCTGGATCCTGGCGACCACGGTCGTCACCGGTGTGACGCGTACCGTCAGCCGCCAGTGA
- a CDS encoding peroxidase family protein, which produces MAETGQHHQRYERYEGGSPEAERRVFERLARELMEVQVRNRRAGGGGIARAFHAKAPVAVENARLRFHDDLPEALRVGFAQPGADYPATVRLSNASGIRQGDGSPDLRGAAVRVRVSDGESHDLLATSFPVSHASDAREFVAFAKAMAGARTPLQKAFGLLVKLPLAVGLKTAARMRRNVQAATRRTVNSLANETYWSRGAILWGEAGPVRYLLRPAPGTPPAPAPDRRDADFLHREFARRLGQTDVAFDLCVQRYVDERRTPIEDAAVEWKDEVAPAVPIARLTIPSQELDGAEARAAARRIEDLTFNPWYTTDDFRPLGNINRARKAGYQAGGAHRLGLRFVTEEPLRNRVLGRPVGALIGVLNRVVPWHRLPLSLSLLNLVFLRKVLRRLNLIDTEVREAPPKAQPVPEPIPERLRTERSYDGTYNDLSEPRMGAVGAAFGRNLKPDYRPDLFDTPNPVTVSRQLLHRESFVPATSLNVLAAAWIQFQVHDWVNHRRHNPGDRSVEVPLPPGHGGGWQNTPNGPAENVMRFAENEGIERPGEPPILFANSASHWWDGSEVYGGDEQTARFLREPDGGAGLRLEDGHLPVSGNGIPLTGFNESWWMGLSAMHTLFAREHNAVCDALRAEYPTMSEERVYQTARLVVSALIAKIHTVEWTPAILATEAIDVALRTNWSGPPKNWLNQLGLWLFEAHSLTGIPKTLPDHHAAPYSLTEDFVTVYRMHPLIPDDYELREHQFGRRLETVGFRDIQGGAAETQIRKTGLANSLYSFGIAHPGAITLHNFPRSLQRFERDGEIVDLSVVDLVRTRRRGVPRYNDFRAGLHKGRIRSFEELTENAETLARLKDVYRDVDEIDTVVGLLAENPPTGFGFSDTAFRIFILMASRRLQSDRFLTVDYRPEVYTPLGIDWVEKGGMNSVVLRHCPELAPLLPRGASAFAPWRTVRPTSDNGGSP; this is translated from the coding sequence ATGGCCGAGACCGGGCAGCACCATCAGCGATACGAGCGGTACGAAGGCGGCAGCCCCGAGGCCGAGCGGCGCGTCTTCGAGCGGTTGGCCCGGGAGCTGATGGAGGTCCAGGTCAGGAACCGGCGCGCCGGGGGTGGCGGGATCGCACGGGCGTTCCATGCGAAGGCCCCGGTGGCGGTCGAGAACGCGCGGCTCCGCTTCCACGACGACCTCCCGGAGGCGCTGCGGGTCGGTTTCGCGCAGCCCGGCGCCGACTATCCGGCGACGGTACGGCTGTCGAACGCGAGCGGTATCCGGCAGGGCGACGGCTCGCCCGACCTGCGGGGCGCGGCCGTCCGCGTGCGGGTGTCGGACGGCGAGAGCCATGACCTGCTGGCCACCAGTTTCCCGGTCTCGCACGCGAGCGACGCGCGGGAGTTCGTGGCGTTCGCCAAGGCCATGGCGGGGGCGCGGACGCCGTTGCAGAAGGCGTTCGGGCTGTTGGTGAAGCTGCCCCTGGCGGTGGGCCTGAAGACGGCCGCGCGGATGCGGCGCAATGTGCAAGCCGCGACCCGGCGCACCGTCAACTCCCTTGCGAACGAGACCTATTGGAGCAGAGGGGCCATCCTCTGGGGTGAGGCGGGGCCCGTGCGGTATCTGCTGCGGCCCGCGCCCGGTACGCCGCCCGCGCCCGCGCCCGACCGCCGGGATGCCGACTTCCTGCACCGCGAGTTCGCGCGGCGGCTCGGCCAGACGGACGTGGCGTTCGATCTGTGCGTCCAGCGGTACGTGGATGAGCGGCGCACGCCGATCGAGGACGCGGCGGTGGAGTGGAAGGACGAGGTGGCGCCGGCGGTGCCGATCGCCCGGCTCACCATCCCGAGCCAGGAACTGGACGGCGCCGAGGCACGGGCGGCGGCGCGGCGGATCGAGGACCTGACGTTCAACCCCTGGTACACGACCGACGATTTCCGGCCACTGGGAAACATCAACCGGGCACGGAAGGCCGGGTACCAGGCGGGCGGCGCCCATCGCCTCGGGCTGCGCTTCGTCACCGAGGAACCCTTGCGCAACAGGGTGCTCGGCCGTCCCGTGGGCGCCCTCATCGGGGTGCTGAACCGCGTCGTGCCCTGGCATCGGCTGCCGCTGTCGCTGAGCCTGCTGAACCTGGTGTTCCTGCGGAAGGTGCTGCGGCGGCTGAACCTGATCGACACCGAGGTGCGCGAGGCGCCGCCGAAGGCCCAGCCCGTGCCGGAGCCGATCCCGGAGCGGCTGCGCACGGAGCGGTCGTACGACGGGACGTACAACGATCTGTCGGAGCCGAGGATGGGGGCCGTCGGTGCCGCGTTCGGACGGAACCTGAAACCCGACTACCGGCCGGACCTCTTCGACACGCCGAATCCGGTCACCGTCAGCCGCCAGTTGCTGCACCGCGAGAGCTTCGTGCCGGCGACCTCGCTCAATGTGCTGGCGGCGGCGTGGATCCAGTTCCAGGTGCACGACTGGGTCAACCACCGCCGCCACAATCCCGGTGACCGTAGTGTCGAGGTGCCGCTGCCGCCCGGACACGGCGGCGGCTGGCAGAACACACCGAACGGGCCGGCCGAGAACGTGATGCGGTTCGCGGAGAACGAGGGCATCGAACGGCCCGGCGAGCCGCCGATCCTGTTCGCCAACAGCGCCTCGCACTGGTGGGACGGCTCAGAGGTGTACGGCGGGGACGAGCAGACCGCGCGGTTCCTGCGCGAGCCGGACGGGGGCGCGGGGCTCCGTCTGGAGGACGGCCACCTGCCGGTGAGCGGCAACGGCATTCCGCTCACCGGGTTCAACGAGAGCTGGTGGATGGGGCTCAGCGCGATGCACACGCTGTTCGCCCGCGAGCACAACGCGGTGTGCGACGCGCTGCGCGCCGAGTACCCGACGATGAGCGAGGAGCGGGTCTACCAGACGGCCCGCCTGGTGGTGTCCGCGCTGATCGCGAAGATCCACACCGTGGAGTGGACGCCGGCGATCCTCGCCACCGAGGCGATCGACGTCGCGCTGCGCACCAACTGGTCCGGCCCGCCGAAGAACTGGCTCAACCAGCTGGGCCTGTGGCTGTTCGAAGCGCACTCGCTGACCGGCATCCCCAAGACACTGCCGGACCATCACGCGGCGCCGTACTCCCTCACCGAGGACTTCGTCACCGTCTACCGCATGCATCCGCTGATCCCGGACGACTACGAGCTGCGCGAGCACCAGTTCGGGCGGCGGCTGGAGACGGTCGGCTTCCGGGACATCCAGGGCGGTGCGGCCGAGACGCAGATCCGCAAGACGGGGCTGGCGAACTCGCTGTACTCGTTCGGGATCGCCCACCCGGGCGCGATCACCCTGCACAACTTCCCGCGCTCGTTGCAGCGGTTCGAGCGTGACGGGGAGATCGTCGACCTGTCGGTCGTCGACCTCGTGCGGACGCGCCGGCGGGGCGTGCCGCGTTACAACGACTTCCGGGCGGGGCTGCACAAGGGGCGTATCCGTTCGTTCGAGGAGCTGACGGAGAACGCGGAGACGCTGGCGCGGCTGAAGGACGTCTACCGCGATGTCGACGAGATCGACACAGTGGTCGGTCTGCTTGCGGAGAACCCGCCGACGGGCTTCGGTTTCAGCGACACCGCGTTCCGGATCTTCATCCTGATGGCCAGTCGGCGCCTGCAGAGCGACCGGTTCCTGACGGTCGACTACCGGCCGGAGGTCTACACACCGCTCGGCATCGACTGGGTCGAGAAGGGCGGCATGAACTCCGTCGTCCTGCGCCACTGCCCGGAGCTGGCGCCGCTGCTGCCCCGCGGGGCGAGCGCGTTCGCGCCGTGGCGGACGGTGCGGCCGACGAGCGACAACGGCGGTTCACCATGA
- the gnd gene encoding phosphogluconate dehydrogenase (NAD(+)-dependent, decarboxylating) — protein sequence MQLGLIGLGKMGGNMRERIRRAGHTVIGYDRNPDVSDVGGLAELVERLDGPRVVWVMVPAGAATQSVIDELADLLSPGDTVVDGGNSRWTDDEKHAAELGAKGIGFVDAGVSGGVWGLQNGYALMVGGDKEHVERLQPIFEALKPEGPYGYVHAGKVGAGHFSKMVHNGIEYAIMQAYAEGWELLETVESVTDVREVFRSWQEGTVIRSWLLDLAVNTLDEDEHLEKLRGYAEDSGEGRWTVEAAIDHAVPLPAITASLFARFASRQADSPQMKLIAALRNQFGGHAVESSK from the coding sequence ATGCAGCTGGGACTCATTGGCCTCGGCAAGATGGGCGGCAACATGCGCGAGCGGATCCGCCGCGCGGGCCATACCGTCATCGGCTACGACCGCAATCCCGATGTCTCCGACGTGGGCGGTCTGGCCGAGCTGGTCGAGCGCCTCGACGGCCCGCGGGTGGTGTGGGTGATGGTTCCGGCGGGCGCCGCCACGCAGTCCGTCATCGATGAGCTGGCCGACCTGCTCTCCCCCGGTGACACGGTCGTCGACGGCGGCAACTCCCGCTGGACGGACGACGAGAAGCACGCGGCCGAGCTGGGCGCGAAGGGCATCGGCTTCGTCGACGCGGGCGTCTCCGGTGGTGTGTGGGGTCTGCAGAACGGCTACGCCCTGATGGTCGGCGGCGACAAGGAGCACGTCGAGCGGCTCCAGCCGATCTTCGAGGCGCTCAAGCCGGAGGGGCCGTACGGCTATGTCCACGCCGGCAAGGTCGGTGCCGGGCACTTCTCGAAGATGGTCCACAACGGCATCGAGTACGCCATCATGCAGGCGTATGCCGAGGGCTGGGAGCTGCTGGAGACCGTGGAGTCCGTCACGGACGTCCGCGAGGTGTTCCGGTCCTGGCAGGAGGGGACGGTCATCCGTTCCTGGCTGCTCGACCTCGCCGTCAACACCCTTGACGAGGACGAGCACTTGGAGAAGCTGCGCGGGTACGCGGAGGACTCGGGTGAGGGACGGTGGACGGTCGAGGCCGCCATCGACCACGCGGTGCCGCTGCCGGCGATCACGGCGTCGCTGTTCGCCCGCTTCGCCTCCCGCCAGGCCGACTCCCCCCAGATGAAGCTGATCGCCGCGCTGCGCAACCAGTTCGGCGGCCACGCGGTGGAGTCCAGCAAGTAG
- the opcA gene encoding glucose-6-phosphate dehydrogenase assembly protein OpcA: MKIDLSDTTASKINKALVQGRRAIGTPAVGMVLTMVIVTDEENAYDSIKAAEEASHEHPSRTLVVIKRHARTPKDRTKSHLDAEVRVGADAGTGETVVLRTYGEVSDHADSVVLPLLLPDAPVVVWWPVDAPDVPAKDPLGALAQRRITDMYAVETPLAALEQRVASYTPGDTDLAWTRLTPWRSMLAAALDQARTEITSAAVESEAENPSAELLARWLEARLGVEVERVTTAGPVVTGVRLGSEKGEIFIDRPEGPLATLTLPGQPSRTLALKVRATSELIAEELRRLDADDMYAVALRGGTKEN, from the coding sequence ATGAAGATCGACCTGAGCGACACCACGGCAAGCAAGATCAACAAGGCCCTGGTGCAGGGCCGCCGGGCCATCGGCACCCCCGCCGTGGGCATGGTCCTCACGATGGTGATCGTGACGGACGAGGAGAACGCCTACGACTCGATCAAGGCGGCCGAGGAGGCCTCGCACGAGCACCCCTCGCGCACCCTGGTCGTCATCAAGCGGCACGCCCGCACCCCGAAGGACCGCACCAAGTCGCACCTGGACGCCGAAGTCCGCGTCGGCGCCGACGCGGGCACCGGTGAGACGGTCGTGCTGCGGACGTACGGCGAGGTGTCCGACCACGCCGACTCCGTGGTCCTGCCGCTGCTGCTGCCGGACGCGCCGGTCGTCGTCTGGTGGCCGGTGGACGCGCCGGACGTACCGGCCAAGGACCCGCTGGGGGCGCTCGCCCAGCGCCGGATCACCGACATGTACGCGGTGGAGACCCCGCTCGCCGCCCTTGAACAGCGGGTCGCCTCGTACACCCCCGGGGACACCGACCTCGCCTGGACCCGGCTGACGCCCTGGCGTTCCATGCTCGCGGCCGCGCTCGACCAGGCCAGGACGGAGATCACCTCGGCCGCCGTGGAGAGCGAGGCGGAGAACCCGAGCGCGGAGCTGCTGGCCCGCTGGCTGGAGGCCCGCCTCGGCGTCGAGGTCGAGCGGGTCACGACCGCCGGGCCGGTGGTGACGGGTGTGCGTCTCGGCTCCGAGAAGGGCGAGATCTTCATCGACCGCCCCGAGGGCCCGCTCGCCACGCTCACCCTGCCGGGCCAGCCCTCCCGCACTCTCGCCCTGAAGGTGCGCGCCACCTCCGAGCTGATCGCCGAGGAGCTGCGGCGCCTCGACGCCGACGACATGTACGCCGTCGCCCTGCGCGGCGGCACCAAGGAGAACTGA
- the tnpA gene encoding IS200/IS605 family transposase, translating into MAVTRKVRRFSGGVYDLGLHIVWCPKYRRPVLGGPVAARLDELIRQKADERGWEIIALEVMPDHVHLFVKHDPKSSASYVANQFKGFTSHVLREEFPHLKSRMPTLWSSSYFAASAGAVSAATVEKYINTQWERPWKKGDGS; encoded by the coding sequence ATGGCCGTGACCAGGAAGGTTCGCCGATTCTCCGGCGGCGTGTACGACCTCGGGCTCCACATCGTGTGGTGCCCGAAGTACCGCCGTCCGGTCCTCGGCGGCCCAGTCGCGGCACGGCTGGACGAACTGATCCGGCAGAAGGCAGACGAGCGCGGCTGGGAGATCATCGCCCTTGAGGTGATGCCCGACCACGTCCACCTCTTCGTGAAGCACGACCCGAAGTCGTCAGCCTCGTACGTGGCCAACCAGTTCAAGGGCTTCACCTCCCACGTCCTGCGCGAGGAGTTCCCGCACCTGAAGTCGCGGATGCCCACCTTGTGGTCGTCGTCGTACTTCGCGGCATCGGCCGGTGCCGTGTCGGCGGCGACGGTCGAGAAGTACATCAACACCCAGTGGGAACGCCCGTGGAAGAAGGGGGACGGCTCGTGA
- a CDS encoding RNA-guided endonuclease InsQ/TnpB family protein: MIRAYKFLLRPTARQAVALREMLADHCSLYNGALQERRDAYRHASKSTVRYGDQSAQLKDIRAFDPERQGRWSFSSQQATLRRLDKAFQAFFRRVKAGLMPGYPRFKGVGHFDTVTVPKDGDGCRWDSTPHDPQTRVRLQGVGHVRVHQHRPVQGRVRTISVKREGNRWYVVLACDEVPAEELSPTGAIVGIDMGIAHFLTTSDGEHVANPRFLQEMADELAEAQQHLAMFPKRTRQRTKRHRAAARKVAKLYGKIRRQRADFHHKTARTLVRDHDVIAHERLNTAGMTRAPKAKPHPDNDGACLPNGAAAKAGLNRSILDAGWAQFLTILANKAESAGRLVVSVDARNTSRTCPECGHVAKENRVTQAKFECTACGFAANADHVGATNVLNRAGLVLCAAA; encoded by the coding sequence GTGATCCGCGCGTACAAGTTCCTCCTGCGCCCCACCGCCCGTCAGGCCGTCGCACTGCGCGAGATGCTGGCCGACCACTGCTCCCTGTACAACGGCGCTCTCCAGGAACGCCGGGACGCCTACCGGCACGCCTCGAAGAGCACCGTCCGCTACGGCGACCAGTCCGCCCAGCTCAAGGACATCCGGGCATTCGACCCCGAGCGTCAGGGCCGCTGGTCGTTCTCCTCCCAGCAGGCCACCCTGCGCCGCCTCGACAAGGCATTCCAGGCGTTCTTCCGCCGCGTCAAGGCCGGTCTCATGCCGGGCTACCCGCGTTTCAAGGGCGTCGGACACTTCGACACCGTCACCGTCCCGAAGGACGGCGACGGCTGCCGCTGGGACTCCACCCCCCACGACCCGCAGACCCGCGTGCGCCTCCAAGGCGTCGGGCACGTCCGCGTGCACCAGCACCGGCCCGTGCAGGGCCGCGTCAGGACGATCTCGGTCAAGCGCGAGGGAAACCGCTGGTACGTCGTCCTCGCCTGCGACGAGGTCCCCGCCGAGGAGCTTTCGCCCACCGGGGCGATCGTCGGCATCGACATGGGCATCGCCCACTTCCTGACCACCTCCGACGGCGAACACGTCGCCAACCCGCGCTTCCTCCAGGAGATGGCCGACGAACTGGCCGAAGCGCAACAGCACCTCGCGATGTTCCCCAAGCGGACCCGGCAGCGCACCAAGCGCCACCGCGCGGCGGCCCGGAAGGTCGCCAAGCTGTACGGCAAGATCCGGCGGCAGCGCGCCGACTTCCACCACAAGACCGCCCGCACCCTCGTGCGGGACCACGACGTCATCGCGCACGAGCGACTCAACACAGCGGGCATGACCCGCGCCCCCAAGGCCAAGCCCCACCCCGACAACGACGGCGCGTGTCTCCCCAACGGCGCCGCCGCCAAGGCCGGGCTCAACCGCAGCATCCTCGACGCGGGTTGGGCGCAGTTCCTGACGATCCTGGCGAACAAGGCTGAGAGTGCCGGTCGCCTCGTGGTCTCGGTGGACGCGCGCAACACCTCCCGCACGTGCCCCGAGTGCGGGCACGTCGCGAAGGAGAACCGCGTCACCCAAGCGAAGTTCGAATGCACGGCGTGTGGGTTCGCGGCGAACGCGGACCACGTCGGCGCGACGAACGTCCTCAACAGGGCCGGGCTGGTCCTCTGCGCGGCGGCTTAA
- a CDS encoding glycoside hydrolase family 16 protein yields the protein MSESSEPSGIPIRRRRPLRRVLLAVVSALALATAGATAAQGDAPAPPTGWTRVFVDDFNGTAGTGVNTSNWQYATGTSYPGGPANWGTGEVETMTSSTNNVSLDGNGNLRITPLRDSAGNWTSGRIETNRTDFQPPAGGKLRVESRLQMPNVTGTAAEGYWPAFWMLGAPYRGNYQNWPSVGELDIMENVQGRNQVWATMHCGTNPGGPCNETTGLGNSTACPNTTCQSSFHTYTMEWDRSVTPETIRFSVDGTRFHSVNASQVDATTWNNATNHGFFIILNVAMGGAFPDAFGGGLDGDTRSGVPMVVDYVQVLSAAGSTTTPPPSGTRDAYSAIQAESYDSQSGVSTETTTDSGGGQNIGSLANGDWALFQNVAFGSTAATQFIARVASGAGSGVSGLVEVRLDSRTNAPIGSFSIANTGGWQSWRTVPANISGVTGTHDVYLTFTSGQPQDFVNVNWFNFRR from the coding sequence ATGAGTGAAAGCTCCGAACCTTCCGGCATACCCATCAGACGCCGTCGCCCGCTCCGGCGCGTACTCCTCGCCGTCGTCAGCGCGTTGGCGCTGGCCACGGCCGGGGCGACGGCCGCGCAGGGTGACGCGCCCGCGCCGCCCACCGGCTGGACCCGGGTCTTCGTCGACGACTTCAACGGCACGGCCGGCACCGGCGTCAACACCTCCAACTGGCAGTACGCAACCGGCACTTCGTACCCCGGCGGGCCCGCGAACTGGGGCACCGGTGAGGTCGAGACGATGACGAGCAGCACGAACAACGTCTCGCTCGACGGCAATGGCAACCTGCGCATCACCCCGCTGCGCGACTCGGCCGGCAACTGGACCTCGGGCCGTATCGAGACCAACCGCACCGACTTCCAGCCCCCGGCGGGCGGGAAACTGCGGGTCGAGTCCCGGCTCCAGATGCCGAACGTCACCGGCACGGCCGCCGAGGGCTACTGGCCCGCGTTCTGGATGCTGGGCGCGCCGTACCGGGGCAACTACCAGAACTGGCCGAGCGTCGGCGAGCTGGACATCATGGAGAACGTCCAGGGCCGCAACCAGGTGTGGGCCACGATGCACTGCGGCACCAACCCCGGCGGGCCGTGCAACGAGACGACCGGCCTGGGCAACTCCACGGCCTGCCCCAACACAACCTGCCAGTCGAGCTTCCACACCTACACCATGGAGTGGGACCGCTCCGTGACGCCGGAGACGATCCGGTTCTCCGTCGACGGCACCCGGTTCCACTCGGTCAACGCGAGCCAGGTCGATGCCACCACCTGGAACAACGCCACCAACCACGGCTTCTTCATCATCCTGAACGTGGCGATGGGCGGCGCATTCCCCGACGCGTTCGGCGGCGGCCTGGACGGCGACACCCGCTCCGGTGTCCCCATGGTCGTGGACTACGTTCAGGTCCTCTCGGCCGCCGGGAGCACCACCACGCCTCCACCGTCGGGCACCCGTGACGCGTACAGCGCGATCCAGGCCGAGTCGTACGACAGCCAGAGCGGCGTCAGTACCGAGACCACGACCGACAGTGGCGGCGGCCAGAACATCGGTTCCCTGGCCAATGGCGACTGGGCGCTCTTCCAGAACGTCGCCTTCGGTTCCACGGCGGCCACCCAGTTCATCGCCCGGGTCGCCAGCGGCGCGGGCTCCGGTGTGAGCGGGCTCGTCGAGGTACGCCTGGACAGCCGTACCAACGCCCCCATCGGCAGCTTCTCGATCGCCAACACCGGTGGCTGGCAGTCGTGGCGGACGGTGCCCGCGAACATCAGCGGGGTCACCGGCACCCATGACGTCTACCTGACCTTCACGAGCGGTCAGCCGCAGGACTTCGTGAACGTGAACTGGTTCAACTTCCGTCGCTGA
- a CDS encoding serine hydrolase domain-containing protein, whose amino-acid sequence MADTHGTCTDRFAPVREALAASLDDKDVGASVAVYVDGEPEVDLWGGYVDAGRTVSWERDTIGNVWSTTKTMAALCALILADRGELDLAAPVAAYWPEFAAAGKEGVRVSHLLSHTSGLHVWDAPTTIDDLYDWPTVTARLAAQAPAWEPGTEAGYHAVTQGYLVGEVVRRVTGRSLGTFFAEEVAGPLGADFHIGLAAEHDHRVAPILAPPSSPPRGDVPPNPAIPPDTANTLAWRRAEIPAANGHGNARSVAAVQSLLACGGAARGVRLLSEKGCERALEEQFNGTDRVLGVPMRYGMGYGLNAGQLPNPRTCFWGGWGGSVVLVDLDARMSVAYTMNQMIDPGGLGDERGFMILAAVYEGLSV is encoded by the coding sequence ATGGCGGACACCCACGGCACATGCACGGATCGATTCGCCCCGGTGCGGGAAGCGCTGGCGGCCTCGTTGGACGACAAGGACGTCGGGGCCTCGGTCGCCGTCTACGTGGATGGGGAGCCGGAGGTTGATCTGTGGGGCGGGTATGTCGACGCCGGCCGCACGGTCTCCTGGGAGCGGGACACCATCGGCAACGTCTGGTCGACCACCAAGACGATGGCGGCGCTGTGCGCGCTGATCCTGGCCGACCGCGGTGAGCTGGACCTGGCCGCACCGGTGGCCGCGTACTGGCCCGAGTTCGCCGCGGCGGGCAAGGAGGGCGTACGGGTGAGTCACTTGCTCTCGCACACGTCCGGGCTGCATGTCTGGGACGCGCCGACGACGATCGACGACCTCTACGACTGGCCGACCGTCACCGCCCGGCTCGCCGCGCAGGCACCGGCCTGGGAACCGGGCACCGAAGCCGGGTACCACGCGGTCACCCAGGGGTATCTGGTCGGGGAGGTCGTACGCCGGGTCACCGGTCGCAGCCTGGGCACCTTCTTCGCCGAGGAGGTCGCGGGACCGCTGGGCGCCGACTTCCACATCGGCCTGGCCGCCGAACACGATCACCGTGTCGCACCGATCCTCGCGCCGCCCTCGTCCCCGCCCCGGGGTGACGTGCCGCCCAACCCGGCCATCCCGCCGGACACCGCCAACACCCTCGCCTGGCGGCGCGCCGAGATCCCGGCCGCGAACGGTCACGGCAACGCCCGTTCGGTCGCCGCCGTGCAGTCACTGCTGGCCTGCGGGGGAGCGGCCCGGGGCGTTCGGCTGCTGTCGGAGAAGGGGTGCGAGCGGGCCCTGGAGGAGCAGTTCAACGGCACGGACCGCGTCCTGGGCGTACCGATGCGCTACGGCATGGGCTACGGCCTGAACGCCGGCCAACTGCCCAATCCCCGCACCTGCTTCTGGGGCGGCTGGGGCGGCTCGGTCGTCCTGGTCGACCTCGACGCCCGGATGTCCGTCGCGTACACGATGAACCAGATGATCGACCCGGGCGGTCTCGGCGACGAGCGGGGCTTCATGATCCTGGCGGCCGTCTACGAGGGTCTTTCGGTCTGA